Genomic segment of Zingiber officinale cultivar Zhangliang chromosome 11B, Zo_v1.1, whole genome shotgun sequence:
CCTGGTATAACCTTAATGGATCTATGCCAGTAATTTGTTTAGGATTCCTATAAGAATATAAGCATAGAGGTAAGAAGATGAATAATGCATTGGGATATTAACTAGTATCATAATGAAACTGAACCCCTAGAATCTCCCCCAAAGTCAACTTTTTTCCTCACttgctctctctccctctctttgctcactcgctctctctctctcttgctcactcactctctctctctttctctttctctttctctttctctctctcttatGTTCGTGACTAATACAACTTTTGATCGTCTAGATAACTTGCTTTATGAACTTGGCTaatgcttaatcaacaatccttatgaatttaatattttattacttaattACTTATCTGTGCACTTATGGTTTTGACAACATCTTGATCCACTCTGGATGACTGGAGGCCTTTTTTGGCCAGCTTCTAACTTTATATTTCTACATCATCGAGTTAACACAACAAGTATCAAAGCAAATATAAAACAATTTGATAGTTTTGGGGTTGTCCGATCTTGACTTTTGGATTTTCCATGAAACCTTAGGTTGGACCGACCCATACTATTCCCTTAAAAGAAATGCATGCTCACCTAGTCCTCTTAGGAGAAGTTACTTGACTTGCCAAACatttggtcctctagacctatttaGACTTCTACTCAGCATCCGATCCTCTGACCCTTATGGCTTCCTCTCGATGTCCAGTCCTCAAGACCCATCGACCTACAAAGCATCGGGTCCTCCAAACTCATCTAGACTATCTGCCTAGTGCACTCGATCTACTAAGTCTTCTACTTAGTATCTGGTCTAGTTGACCTACTAGAGCTTTTCTTTTGCCTAGTATCCACTCGAACTTTTTCCTTGCCTAATATCACTAGGACTTTATGGTTGTGCTACCTACACACTTAATCAACATCATAAGTATGTATATGTTATTTTTCTCAACTCCTAAAATGGACAAGTTTGGTTCTTCAATGTACTCAGTTAAAAGACATTTTATTTTCAACATACAAATTTTTCTcaataaataaattcaaatttaaagggATGATACCTGACTTAATTACCTTTAACTTGCCTTGTCCCGATTCTGACTTTTGGCTTGAGTTCTAGTTCGGGTTCAGATATTAACTCGGGTTGAGCTTCATTGGTTGAGTCCTTGAAATTTGATTCATCCATATGAGCTGTGCAATTTATTTGTTCTgatttagcttctttattttctaCACTTAGCTTTTCCCAAAGCTCATTTACATCTTTAAATGAGTTGACTTTTTCAAGTTGGGCTGGAGTTAGAGCATAAAGAATGATGGTAGTAACTTTTGCATTTGATTGAACTACTTGCTTCATGTTGCTTGTTTATAGTTTGAACCTACATAGGTCACATTTTGTCTCTTTGCAAGTTAGTTCCATTTTAGATACTTTTCCAACATTTTGAGTTAGCTTTAAGAAAGTCTTCTATCTTTCTCCTTTAATTGGAAAAACTTTTGTCATTGAAAAGAGGAGGGTGGATTGTACTAAATCCTTCCGACAAAGACATTtctcaaagaaaatatttatttaagttgTATTAAGGTCTAGGAAAGGACATGAGTTTGGTTTGGATCTAGTATGGTTATAATTAGGGTTTGAACTAGGTTTGgattattaatcaatttaattatttattcctGACTAAAAGTACAAAGTTTGCCctttgttagatttaggttttacTTTGGGCTAATTGAGCAAGAGTTTTTGAAATTAGCTTCCATGTTATGGTGAGACACATAAGTTTTCTTGAGTATCATAACAATGACCACTTCCTAAGATAAAATCTTTTTAAGAAATTGGAGCTAGATTAACTTTAATACAATGCTTTGATCTAATTAGTTTAGAGTAAGATGAGTTAGTTTCTTCTAGTTCCACTTGACTAGATACACTAGGTAGGGTACTCCTTACCTAGCCTAAACATGCACCTAACCAGGATTTTATAGCATAATATCAGCTCaacccgctttgataccaaattGTAGGATTGAATTCGACGCTAGAGTAGCGGTGAATAGCgttacaaatttaaaaataagtagaTAGTAAATAAAATAGTTGAATCAATTAGAGTAGCAAGACAAATAATAAAGATTACTTAGATTGATTCAATCAAATAAGATAAGGTAATATAAACATGTAATAAATTTAGTTAACAGTTAAGAATGAAAGTAGTTGATCAATTAAATCAGAAGTAGACACatgcaacaacaataataatatgattcttatttctaaatttcACCTAGATGGAGAAATCttacaaaaaataatataaaaattaagcACAATAATAAAATGAGATAACACGATAAAAATGAAAATGCACTCAAGATGTTGCCGATAAAAAATGAAGCTCACGTTGTAGCATGTCGTAGCATAGAAGGTGAAGAAGCACTTAGAGCATGATAATAAGAGTGAATTCTGTATAGATGAGTGATTTTCAAGCTCCGTTTCAaaactccttatataggactcctccagttgcttagaACCTTTTCAATCACCTATATTAGTGCTGAAGTGGCTACAACTTTTATCTGTTTGATAATGTTAACGAAGCTCTCCAACAGATTGGACACCCTGTGGTCGCCCGAATATGGGTCAAACCTTATCTTGACCCGACCCACTCCGATTGCTAATAACGTCATCTCCTAGTCGCCTGAAAGCTGCTATAGTCACTCCGATCACCTGGACCCAATATAGTTGCTTAGACCCCTTGAAATGCCTTCGTCGAGAGTTATCATCAACTAGTCACCCTCAAACTCCCTTCTGGTTGCCTGGAATTGTTGAACATGCTTCCCTGCAATGGTTACAAGTAATGAGTGGGATATAGAATGTAAAGTTACTCATACTTACATTGGGTCTAGACGTTCAACTTCCAACTAACTTATTTAGACTGGTTACTAAGTCATAGCTCCCAACTACTTCCACTTGGACTTATTTGCTAAGCTTTAGCTCTTAGTTGACTTCACCTAGATTTGATCCATCTAGCACCCAACTAGTACTTTATTTGTCAAACTttaatcacttggacttgattcacctagcctCTAGTTCAAAATTTATTTGCCAAGTCTTAATCAATTATATTTGATTTACCTAGTCTCCATCTAGGAATTTGTCTACCAAGccttaatcacttggacttgattcatcTAACTCTAGTTAGATATTTGTTCGTTAAACCTTAATTACTTGGACTTTTTTCACCTAACTCCAATTATGAATTTGTTGCTTGGTCTCCAACCAAAACTTAGCTTATGTTTAACTTCCAATTAAGACTTCAGATGCCTAGTTCCACTAGAACTTAATCACTGCTTGATTTATAACCAGGTTTTAATATCTATTAAGTAACCTACACTTGCAAACTTGATACAAActggttagatcacaattaagttaactttaaacttaatcatATATCAAAACTTTGGATTAAATGTTATACACTCAACACTAACATTGTTTGTAGtactttctatttgtgttttatATTTATCATTATTGTGATTGTTGGAAAACATATAAGGGGTTTCTCAGTCTCCGAAAAAGTTTTGAAAAGGAGATAAAGCTAATGGACAAACCCCTCCTGTACATAGGCCTTGATATACTAACCATAGGGGGGGGGGGTTTAGGAACTAAGTAATTCTCATATCTTTTGTATTGTTGCTTTATTGTTTTATATTCCACTGCTATTAATTTTGAagaaagaatgaaaaaaaaagtgaCGTGATCGATATTTATTCCCCTCCATTGATTCTCATGATCCTACACATTGTGATGTTTTAGAATTTAGGTTTGAGTATGTGGGGTAGACTCAACGATCACACTGTTTTAGAATTTAGGTTTGAGCATGTGGGGTAGACTCAACAATCGattgaggaaaaaaaaatagaagcaaGTATATAAAACCTTCTTGTATTTCAATACTCAGTGGTTTAGATGAACACATGCTTTATGCGTGGACTATGTTTGGATATTATGGGAATATAATGTGTGAATTGATAAAAGTGATTTGAGTAGTAATGGCAGTGGAATGGAGAGTAAAATgctaaaatcaatttttttaaaagccATATTAGACAACCAATTTAGAGCTTAGAGTCCTATGTAACATAGTTTGAGGCGGAATTAGATTggatataacataaaaataagtGAATCTACTAGGTCTTTGATGTGCTTACTCatgcataataataataataataataataataataataataataataataataataataataatatataatttttttgaattaattaattctagagttataaaaattttctaccaACAACTAACTActagaataaattaaaaaaatggtaaattttataataataataataataataataataataatagaatttGTGTCAGCACACTTTTGCTATGACTTAatttactagatttttttttcaaaaaatattaatgttGAATCGAATCTGGGAGTTAGGGTTGATGGACAtccagtttttttttaattaacattaCGGATTTATAAttcttttttaaagaaaaaatattatcCAAGTGTAGTTTTGCGTATATTAATTGTCATAGTTAAATGTTTAAATAAAAGAAGGAGAAACAAAAAACATTGAAGATCCTAAATTACGAATATACCCCTGCCGGCAACTATTTAATTTTCTCGCCACTGGAACATCCGAAATTATGAATATACCCCCTGCCGGCAACGATTTAATTTTTCTCGCCACTTCTCCAAACTCCAACTACCCCCACCAAGCCACCTACCGATCGCGACCTTTATGCCACATCCTCCACTTTTTTCTCTCCATTTCTCCCTGCAGAAACACGCTCGGAAGCGAGATCTCAAGTTGGATTTGGAGTTTATTCATTCAATCAAAGGTGCGAGCTTGGCGAGCATACATCGGAAGGTGAATCATTTTTCATTTCATGCCCATTTCCATTTGGATCCCGTTCTTCTACTGAAATTTTAGGTTGGATTCTGGATTTTGGTCGGAATTTTGGAATTCTGTTAGACTGAGATCTTGGTAAAAGCTTttctttggaaaataaaaatgtTGTTTTTTCTCCTATTGTAAGTCTGATATCGGGAACTAGCAATTTGGTTGATATGCTTCTCATCTTGGGTGGACTGAAGGCTTCGTTTTTTATCTTCGTCTTACGATGATTATTGGTTGGATGGTTGGATTCTTCGATCTGTATACTGGCGCATGAGATGGCGAGCGGTCTGTTCAGCAGGAGCGTTGCGGCTCGATTAGCTCCTACCACTTTCCGCAATCCTAGGGTTTCTGTTCATCGAAAATTGTGGCTGGTACGCAGACCTTCCTTTGCTGATCTTGCGGCGGCCTTCTGTCTTGCTTCCTTCGTTTTGGTTTTCGGTTGTATTGTGCATCTCTATCTATTCCGATACTCGGGAAGTGGGAGATTGATTGCTGGATATATTGGGGATACTGATGCATGCGATGCCTTAGATGGTAGTTGGGTTCCAGATAACTCATATCCTCTGTATAATAGCTCGGAGTGTCCCTTTGCTGAAAGGGGATTCAATTGTTTGGCAAATGGGAGAAGGGATATGGACTATCTAAAGTGGAGGTGGAAACCAAGGCAATGTGATGTACCCAAATTCAATGCCCATTATGCCCTTGAAATGCTTAGAGGGAAAAAGGTCATCTTTGTGGGGGATTCCATGAGCCGAACACAGTGGGAGTCACTTGTATGCATGCTTTTGACTGGAGTGCAGGATCCCAGTAGTGTTTATGAAGTCAATGGAAACCAAATATCAAAGACAACCCCCTATTTAGGTGTTCATTTCCGAACTTTCAATCTAAGCATAGAGTTCTTCCGTTCTGTGTTTCTTGTACAACAAGGATcaccgccaagacatagtccaaAACGAGTTCGAACATCACTTAAGCTGGACAAGATGGATGAAGTAAGTGGGAAGTGGGTTGATTCAGATGTACTCATATTCAACTCTGGGCATTGGTGGACTCCAAGCAAACTCTTTGAGATGTAAGTCCTTTAGTTTTACTGCATCAGTTTATTTACTGGCTGATTGTCTTTTGGCATTAAAAAAAAACTGATGCTAGCATAAAACTGATGCCATCATTAAACTAATGCCAAATCAAAAGAACAGATCGGTCTTCTATTGAATGCCAAAAGACAATCAGCCAAATCAAAAGGACTTACTGCATCAGTTTTAAAGCATGATATATATTTACCttcatcaaaagaaaaaaaaagagcatAACATCAACAAATGGCAAATCAAAATATTCTAATAGAGCTTTACATGTTTTTCTACTCATAAGAAAACACAATAGTTCCTTTTATTGTGTAAGCCATGTATCTCATAGCTAAATATTCAATTTACGTTAGATATGCTCATTAAACTTCATTTAGTCATTAGTTCGTCAAACTCAATGatcaatatatatttatcaaaactTCTCCATTAATAATAATATACAGAAGGTATCTCAAAGGAAACAAGTAGGAAGGTACCCACCTCGAAGAACCTCAAATTTTATGTCTCGCACTCCAAATAAATATTTTATCCACCTCGATGTTAACTCTAGATTGCATCACTAACTCAATCACACAACATGTAATATAAAACAATTTAACCGAGTATCTTATTAAATTAACTCACTAATGCCCCAACAATCAAGAAGGAATATTTCCAACAATTGATCAAAACTCCAAGTCTTATCAATCAAATTAGATCATCAATAAGCTTATAAACTCTCATATGCTTTAAAATAACTAAAATTGTAATTCTAAACCAATACAAAGTCTTATTAAAAGGAGAATAGACTTTATAGTTGAATTAAGATTCAACCATAAACATGTGGGGGTACACCCTCACAATTCCTCTTGTTAGGTCTTGATATATTCAATGTAGTTAGGATCAATATCATGAGTTCATGCAAAGACTCACTCTAGACGAAGTGGGTTATCTCACATCTTTGGACATTGCACATGATAGCTTAATAAAGGTAGTAGCCTCAACATGGTTTTCTCAACAATGAAGAGCAACAACTTTTACACTACTTGCTCGAGAGAGTAAGGATGTGGCCCTTGGCAGCACTTGCTTGGTTTGGACATGTTGTAACCAATATGGCTAATTGGAAGGGCACTAAGAACTTTCTCGAGGAAGGGTGGTGAATCGCTTAGGGAAGAGGACACTAAGAGAGAGGAAGATAGGGTGCAATGCCAAATAGAGAGAGGGGGAGGAGTCGACATCGACTAGGGCTATAAGGAGAGAAAGGGGCAGATCCAACTCTCTTATATAAGGAATCCATTGGTCACAACTAAACCAAACACATTTTAACTCTTTCACCACAAAAGTGATCGATTTGGCTATGAATCAAACCTAATTTGAGTTGAAACAA
This window contains:
- the LOC122034197 gene encoding protein trichome berefringence-like 7 isoform X2, which gives rise to MASGLFSRSVAARLAPTTFRNPRVSVHRKLWLVRRPSFADLAAAFCLASFVLVFGCIVHLYLFRYSGSGRLIAGYIGDTDACDALDGSWVPDNSYPLYNSSECPFAERGFNCLANGRRDMDYLKWRWKPRQCDVPKFNAHYALEMLRGKKVIFVGDSMSRTQWESLVCMLLTGVQDPSSVYEVNGNQISKTTPYLGVHFRTFNLSIEFFRSVFLVQQGSPPRHSPKRVRTSLKLDKMDEVSGKWVDSDVLIFNSGHWWTPSKLFEIGCYLQAEGAVKLGMSIKTAFRIALNTWAFWVKTKVNTNRTHVFFRTYEPSHWSGSNQKVCKVTKQPLSEAKANDRSEFADIISEVIGNMSVPVTVLNVTSMGAYRSDAHVGAWSYPPTILDCSHWCLPGVPDTWNELLFSYLPRKGRRKLE
- the LOC122034197 gene encoding protein trichome berefringence-like 7 isoform X3 — its product is MASGLFSRSVAARLAPTTFRNPRVSVHRKLWLVRRPSFADLAAAFCLASFVLVFGCIVHLYLFRYSGSGRLIAGYIGDTDACDALDGSWVPDNSYPLYNSSECPFAERGFNCLANGRRDMDYLKWRWKPRQCDVPKFNAHYALEMLRGKKVIFVGDSMSRTQWESLVCMLLTGVQDPSSVYEVNGNQISKTTPYLGVHFRTFNLSIEFFRSVFLVQQGSPPRHSPKRVRTSLKLDKMDEVSGKWVDSDVLIFNSGHWWTPSKLFEIGSNQKVCKVTKQPLSEAKANDRSEFADIISEVIGNMSVPVTVLNVTSMGAYRSDAHVGAWSYPPTILDCSHWCLPGVPDTWNELLFSYLPRKGRRKLE
- the LOC122034197 gene encoding protein trichome berefringence-like 7 isoform X1, with the protein product MASGLFSRSVAARLAPTTFRNPRVSVHRKLWLVRRPSFADLAAAFCLASFVLVFGCIVHLYLFRYSGSGRLIAGYIGDTDACDALDGSWVPDNSYPLYNSSECPFAERGFNCLANGRRDMDYLKWRWKPRQCDVPKFNAHYALEMLRGKKVIFVGDSMSRTQWESLVCMLLTGVQDPSSVYEVNGNQISKTTPYLGVHFRTFNLSIEFFRSVFLVQQGSPPRHSPKRVRTSLKLDKMDEVSGKWVDSDVLIFNSGHWWTPSKLFEIGCYLQAEGAVKLGMSIKTAFRIALNTWAFWVKTKVNTNRTHVFFRTYEPSHWSSGSNQKVCKVTKQPLSEAKANDRSEFADIISEVIGNMSVPVTVLNVTSMGAYRSDAHVGAWSYPPTILDCSHWCLPGVPDTWNELLFSYLPRKGRRKLE